The following coding sequences are from one Cyprinus carpio isolate SPL01 chromosome A24, ASM1834038v1, whole genome shotgun sequence window:
- the LOC109091587 gene encoding palmitoyl-protein thioesterase ABHD10, mitochondrial-like: MEDFNAVVNMATRMLSRYFRGGWRDSMAAAVLRRCWSGLLQNSGNRAVATIRSKIFEGVRQKSTVQYISRPDHPKLAYQRVKGKSPGVVFLPGYGSNMSGEKAEALGEFCRSLGHAYLRFDYSGHGASEGVFSEGTIGTWKKDVLFMLDELAEGSQILVGSSMGGWLMLLAAIARPEKTKALVGISTAADHFVTAFKTLPIEVRKECEDKGVWTIPTKSNEEGMYTVSMDFLREAENHCILQSPIPITCPVRLIHGLKDEDVPWHISMQVAERVLSPDVDVILRRHGQHRMAEKDDIKLIVYTIDDLIDKLTTMV; this comes from the exons ATGGAGGATTTCAATGCCGTTGTTAACATGGCAACCCGTATGCTCTCGCGTTATTTCCGCGGTGGGTGGCGAGACAGCATGGCAGCGGCGGTGTTGAGGCGTTGTTGGAGCGGACTTTTGCAGAACTCGGGCAATAGAGCTGTCGCCACTATCAGGTCGAAGATTTTCGAGG GAGTTAGACAGAAatctacagtacagtacatatcaCGGCCAGATCATCCAAAGCTGGCCTATCAGAGAGTGAAGGGAAAGAGTCCTGGTGTTGTGTTCCTGCCTGGATATGGGTCCAACATGAGCGGAGAGAAGGCAGAGGCCCTGGGGGAGTTCTGCAGGTCACTAGGTCATGCCTACCTGAG GTTCGATTACTCTGGTCATGGAGCTTCTGAGGGTGTTTTTTCAGAAGGCACCATTGGAACATGGAAAAAAGACGTCCTGTTCATGTTAGATGAACTTGCTGAAGGTTCCCAG ATTCTTGTTGGCTCCAGTATGGGTGGCTGGCTGATGCTTTTGGCTGCTATAGCTCGCCCGGAGAAGACAAAAGCCTTGGTGGGGATTTCCACAGCAGCAGATCATTTTGTTACAGCCTTTAAGACACTTCCTATAGAG GTGAGAAAAGAGTGTGAGGACAAGGGTGTATGGACAATCCCCACGAAAAGTAATGAGGAGGGCATGTACACTGTGAGTATGGACTTCCTGCGTGAGGCGGAGAACCACTGCATCCTACAGAGCCCCATCCCTATCACCTGCCCCGTACGTCTCATTCACGGCCTGAAAGATGAGGACGTGCCCTGGCACATCTCCATGCAAGTAGCTGAGCGTGTGCTGAGCCCTGACGTGGACGTCATTCTGCGGCGCCACGGCCAGCACCGCATGGCTGAGAAAGATGACATCAAGCTCATTGTCTACACCATCGATGACCTCATAGACAAGCTTACCACCATGGTGTGA
- the LOC109098549 gene encoding complement C1q and tumor necrosis factor-related protein 9-like, whose amino-acid sequence MLQSSVSEKNTGCVYGHPGIPGDPGHNGMPGCDGRDGAKGDKRDGGDIGTCGTSDKDGPKGDKGEPGVPGIAGAKGKRGDNGERGPPGKMGPQGFPGPLGFIAPQR is encoded by the exons ATGCTGCAGAGCagtgtttctgaaaaaaatactGGCTGTGTCTACGGTCACCCCGGGATCCCTGGAGACCCAGGACACAATGGAATGCCAGGATGTGATGGCAGAGATGGGGCCAAAGGTGATAAAAGAGACGGAG GTGATATAGGAACATGCGGCACATCTGATAAAGATGGACCAAAAGGAGATAAAGGAGAACCTg GTGTTCCTGGCATAGCCGGTGCGAAGGGGAAACGTGGAGACAATGGAGAAAGGGGCCCACCTGGCAAAATGGGGCCCCAAGGCTTCCCAGGGCCACTTGGTTTCATCGCGCCACaaagatga